The segment AGAAAGAATGGCATTCTGTAGACGTAGCGCGAGGGGAAATCGATCGCCCGACTGCACCGCACCCCCTGCCTGCTGTGCGGCATAGATGATGATTGAAAATAGAATGGATAATCCAAACAGCGGGATTTTCTCGACGATCAATTGCGAGAAGTGAATCGTGTCATTTTGGGTCGACGTGTCGGGGGCTGCTTCGGGTGCTAACTGGCTTTCTGCTTTTGTAGAAAGTACGAGTTTTTTCAGAGAAAACCGTTTAAGCGGCCAGACATCCAGAAGCAACAGCAGGAAAGGGAGGGTGACAAACATTTGTTTGGCAAGCAGGCTCAATCCAAAACAGGCGATCATGATGCCGTACCACTGACGACTCAACTGTTTCGAAACGCCAATTTGCTTGACATAGACAAAGTATGCCCAGATGGCGAGAAATCCAAACAGCGTGCTGATGAGATCCTTCCGTCCGGAAATCCAAGCCACAGATTCCGCATGCAGAGGATGCACGGCAAACAGAAACGCGACCAGAAATGATCGGAATGGGGCTCCTGTGGCGTAACGAAGTAATCCATATAAGAGCAGGGCGTTGAACAGGTGATAAAACATGTTCATGCTGTGCATCGCGCCAGCGCCTGGTCCAAACAGACTGACATCCATAAGCAGCGACAACCAGGTAAGAGGGTGCCAGTTACCAATTTCAGTCGTCGTGAAGGCCCATTGAGCCGTTTCCAGATTGAGCCCCTGTTGAACTCGATAATTCCCTGCGACATATAACTCGTCATCGTAATTCACGAAGTCAAAGCTGGCCGTTTGCTGGTAAACGGCAATAACTCCGATCACGATTAACAGAGGATACAGCAGACGGGAGAAGTCAAAAGAGGAGGCAGATTGCTGATTCATAACAGACCTGAGACGGCAACGGATGAAGTGATCAAAAGAGGATTTACCTTACCATCCACTACAGGCAAAGAAAACGAAGAGCCTCTCCCGGACGCCGTACTGAACGGCGAATTTTGTCGGAGAAGAATATTTCTGGTCCTTCGAAAGAGTATGGACTGTGCTGATAATTGTGCTGACAAAGGTAATTGGTCTTTACACAAAAACGGAAAGCCGTTTAGATTCCCGATTGGACGGGGTCTGGTGCCCCGACTCTTCAGGGAGGTTCCAGCGTCTGATCAGTTAAGGAATAACTGGCTGGGCTGATGCTCTCGTAAAAGACTGTAAGTCACGACAGTGAATTGTGGTCCCAGCGATTCCCGGGGTAGCCATCTACTCTTGGGGCAAAGCGGCCTCTTTGTATAAATAAACAAAAATTGTCTATCTCAAGGATGTGAAGACAATGAATATTGGCGCACGTGTCGTTAAAAATCTGATCAAAGGTCCATTCCGTGTGGTGCGCACGTTTCAGCGATTGCTGGATCCTGCCTATCGACTGCAGCACCGAGCAAACCTGTCCGTGAAAAGCAATATTCCACGCGACCGCATCAAATTACTCGAACAGAACCCAGGGCAGTCTTCGGACCGGGAATGCCGGTTACTGGCTCATCTGGCCATGGAAGCGGACAAGTCAGGGTCTATTGTCGAAATTGGTGCTTACAAAGGAAAGGTGACCGCCTGGCTGGTCGAAGCCGCCGAACGGACGAAAGGGGAAGCCCGGGTCATCAGTATCGATCCTCATATTTGCGGTACTTGGGAAGAATACCAGGAAACCGTTCAGAAATTTGAGCTCGATAACCGGGGCCTCAAAATTCACAAAGAGCTATCGCACGAGTTGGGCCAAAGCTGGGAGGAGCCCATCTCCATGTTGCTGGTCGATGGCAGCCATGAATATGAAGACGTCGTAACGGACATCGACGATTTTGTCCCACACGTACTTCCTAGTGGATACGTTGTGTTCGATGATGCCCGCGGAAAAATCTTTCCAGGTGTAACCCGGGCGATTAACGAATGCATGCGGCCGCGCCCCGAGTTTGAAGAAGTCGGGATGATTAAAAACTTCGCTGTCTTTCGCCGGAAAGCAGCCTGATCAGGTCAGAAATTTGAAACTGATTTCAATTTGACACTGATTTCAATTACGGGAACCCTCCTGAACCCCGGTTATTGTTCACCGCGATCCTGTGTAGCACAGCTCAACGTGGAACGACAGCATTTCTCAGGAACACATTGAATGAATAACTGGGCCATTTCTTCGGAAGCGACGGCATCGAAAGGATTCGATGTCAAACGTCTGGCCAGCGACTACTACTTGTAAGCCGACCAGGCAACGTCGCGGAGGAATCAGCATTCGCTGTTCTTTCACTTTATTCAAAGTGGATAATGTGCGACCTTGTTGGAATACTGGATGGTTTAAGTTATCTCGATCTGCAGGACAGGTGGCGGAAGAAAAGGAATTCTGATGTCCAAACTAATTTTGAAACTGATGGTAAGTGTGGGATTAATCTCCTGGTTGGTCGGGTGTAGCTCTATGACGGGCGGTTCGACATATACAAGTATGTCTCCTGCCAGCCTTAATCCCCTCTCGGGCATTGGGAAAACGTTCTCAGGGCATTCTGAACCGCCCGTCGAAGCCGATATGGATTTCGTGGAACGAGACGTTAATGAAAAATCGGCCATGCTTGATCCGGTCGAAGAAGAGTCAGACGAGTCGCTCGAATTCACTGACGACGAACTCGACTTCTCAGAGTAGCGCGACTGAACAGATTGACCGAACATATTGTCGGCTCATCAGTTTGCCTCCTCTATTTTCCTCATGAGAAAACTTATCTTGCGATGCAAGTTGAGAGGCAATACGTCTTTTACTCTTGCCAAATGTCGTAAATCAGCCTGTATCGGAAGGCTTCTGTTCAGGCTCGCGTCTGGAGGCTTGCGGCTTTGCGATATGAGTTAAACGCTCTCTTCTAAATCTTCGCTCCATAAAGGCAGTAAAATTCCATATTTGCCCAATAAAAAGAGATGGGTTTGCCACAGTTTAGGAAGGTCCGGGACGATAAGTGATTTCGGACCCTCCGTTGTGACTCCGGTGTGGTCCTCATGAGACGAGACCTCTTCCTGAAAAAGATCCGCATTCTATGATGAACTCTGTTTTATGGCATTGTTGTCTGACCGGCCTTCTATTGGGAGCATTGCCGGGATGTCAGACTGCCAGTCGTACGGTCCAGGTTGACCCAAACCCACGTTCTGTCCGTGCCGGTGTCGAATTAGCCGCCGCTTCTGATAATTCAGATTCGAACACACTTCTAGCAGCTGTAGATTCCGGTGCAGAAGTCAATTCGGGTTCGAGCGATGTAAACGGTCCCCCCGCCGTCAAGCAGGCCCCTGTTTCTGAGGCCCCCACCCCCAGCGGAGGAGAATTGTGGTCTAGCTGGCCTAAAAACCCGCTATCTCAATTAATTCCGGCGACGATTCGCAGGTCCGAAGGGGCCGAGCCCAACAAAATTGCCGGCCGAGAAGCATTCTAGATAACCGTAGCGTGTTCTGGCGGCGTAGCCTGCTGTTTTTTAAGTGCTTTTCGGGACCGATAGCAGCCACACTTATCCTGGATAGGATCTAGGTCGATCAATTAGTCGAACTTCCCGCTTTAAATGCCGGTTATGCCGAATTTGCAATCTTTGTTATCGATCGTAAACTATTTATGAGTAACAGTTTATGGCGAATTTGGTAAGGTCGCAGGTGCAGGGGAGCCGATGGGATCTATGATCCAAGATCCCAATTCTCTCTGTTTCGATTCCAGAGCGGTCGATTCCTCGTAGATCTCATCAATTCCGGTGTGTACTGCACTTTAGTTACCGTAATATAGTGTTCCTTTGTTTGTATTCTTAGGGCATTTAGCGAGTAGCCTATTTTTCAGGAAACCCGAGTTTCCAAACTAAACGAAGAAACGCTGAGGCTGGTTTCTCGGGGAGTGAGTCGATAAAATCGGCCACTTCTCTGGATTCGATAAACTGGAATCTATCAGAGAGTTATCATTCTTTCTCCGTGGCCATTTGCCCGTCTTTGGTAAAGGGAACATTCCTTTTGCTTTCGGGTGTTTTGCCTGTTCTGTCATATACAATATGGGCAAAAGACAGGCTAGCTGTTCGCTTAGATCAGTCTACGGGTATTTCCAAACGATTTGAGAGGAGACTTTTCTGTGCAGGTTGCCATCGCAGCTCGACATGGGGAACTTCGGTCTGATTTACAGCAAATCATCGAAGAAAAAGCTCAAAAACTGTTGACCTATTTTGACCGTGTTATTGCCATTGAAGTCACTGTTGATTTCGAAGGTGGTCGCGTCAAAGTTGAGATTCTGGTCGACGCAGAGCATCACGACAACTTTGTGTCTCATGAGAACGGGGACGATGTCCTGGCTTGTTTTCATGCAGCTTTGCATAAAATGGAACAACAATTGAAACGCTACAAGGAAAAACGAACCGACCATCGTCGCGACGTTCCTATTAAGGATCTTCCGATTGAAGAATTGGAGCAGGAACAGGAGTAGCTTAACCTTCGAGAACAGTGAGAAAACAGTCATTATTCGGTGGTTCTGCCTTGGCAGAGGCCTCCTCTTTATCTGACGAGCGGGTTTGATACCCCGCTTTATTTATTCCGACTAGTTTCCTTCGTTCTCCTGGTGATTTATTCTTCTTCTGGTTCGTGATTCTGCTCTGGATTCCACTTCAACTGACGTTGGTACGTTTTCAGAGCCCTTAATGTGTTTACAAAATAACTGGTTTGACACCGGCGTATGCCCGGTGAATATCAATCCTGAAGTCTCCCTGATTCAGGTGCGATACCCTGAGTCATCTAATTTTAAATCCTATACCAAGTTTATCGCAGCAGGTCTCTTCCAAGCCTGCTCGGTTGTATTACAGACTCGAATTTGATGGCATGTGCTGTCCTCGTTAATTAACGGACCGTTCGAATGAAAGTCGAAAGTCCAGTTTTATGGCTTGGAGCCCCGTTCATCATTTGCAGGTCAGATTCAGATTTTGATTGAATTAATCTGTTTTGGCCTATACAGTCGAATCCGTCCAAAAGCTTGTTATACAGTCCTTTAAAGGAGCAAGTTACATGAAGTTATGTGACTTCGTGGTTTCTGAAGCCATTGATACCGATTTGCACGTCGAGAACAAAGAGTCGGTGATTCGTAGTATGGTGGGGAGTTTAAAGGAGAGCGGTAAAATTGCCGCTGAGGATGAAGAGAGTATCATCGCCGCGATTTTAAAGCGGGAAGAACTCGGTTCAACCGGCATCGGTAACGGTGTTGCGGTCCCTCATACAAAACATCCTTCCGTCAATAACCTGATTGCCACTGTGGCAATTGCCTCCGATGGCGTTGAGTTTGCCAGCCTGGATGGTGAGAAGGTCTTTATCTTCTTTCTGCTTGTTTCGCCTCCGGACAAACCGGGCGATCATCTGCGAGCTCTGGAAACCATCTCTCGCCACCTCCGAAACAGTAACTTCTGTAACTTCCTCAAGCAGTCTCGGACTGCCGAAGATGTCGTGGAATTGCTGGGAGAAGCAGACAACAATCAGTTGAATGACTGAACTTAAGTGGTGGACTGCCGGGAACGCTTTCCGTGTTCCGGAGGCCGGCTACTGTCGAAGAACGCTCAACAGCGACTCTCGGAGCTCTTCCTGAT is part of the Polystyrenella longa genome and harbors:
- a CDS encoding class I SAM-dependent methyltransferase yields the protein MNIGARVVKNLIKGPFRVVRTFQRLLDPAYRLQHRANLSVKSNIPRDRIKLLEQNPGQSSDRECRLLAHLAMEADKSGSIVEIGAYKGKVTAWLVEAAERTKGEARVISIDPHICGTWEEYQETVQKFELDNRGLKIHKELSHELGQSWEEPISMLLVDGSHEYEDVVTDIDDFVPHVLPSGYVVFDDARGKIFPGVTRAINECMRPRPEFEEVGMIKNFAVFRRKAA
- the hpf gene encoding ribosome hibernation-promoting factor, HPF/YfiA family, with the translated sequence MQVAIAARHGELRSDLQQIIEEKAQKLLTYFDRVIAIEVTVDFEGGRVKVEILVDAEHHDNFVSHENGDDVLACFHAALHKMEQQLKRYKEKRTDHRRDVPIKDLPIEELEQEQE
- a CDS encoding PTS sugar transporter subunit IIA, coding for MKLCDFVVSEAIDTDLHVENKESVIRSMVGSLKESGKIAAEDEESIIAAILKREELGSTGIGNGVAVPHTKHPSVNNLIATVAIASDGVEFASLDGEKVFIFFLLVSPPDKPGDHLRALETISRHLRNSNFCNFLKQSRTAEDVVELLGEADNNQLND